The nucleotide sequence CAGGATGTCTTCGGCGATTCGGGTAAGCCGTGCGACCTCTTCGCCAAATACGGTATTGATGCTCTCAGTATAGCCCAGGCGGCGGAGACGATGCTTTATTGCCTCACCTCCATCAGGAGGACTACAGCCGACCGAAGGTCGTAAAGAATATTAACGAGGTGGAAATTTTTGAAGGCTTTGGTTAAAACACAGCACGGTCAAGGGTTCGTGACCCTGATGGATATAGATGAGCCCATAGCAGGTCCTGGTGAAGTGAAGGTGCGCGTTGAGGCCGCCGGTATCTGCGGTTCCGATTTACATATATATCACGACCTCTTCCCCTCCTGGCCACCAGTGGTCATGGGGCATGAGTTTAGCGGTGTGATCGTGGACTTGGGAGCTGGCGTCTCCCGCTGGCAGATCGGCGATCGGGTTACCTGTGAGGCTGCTGTGCAGACGTGTGGAACATGCGCATACTGCCGGATGGGTGCTCCAGCCCTTTGCCCTGAGCGACGTTCCTTAGGAAGTGGAGTCAACGGGGCCTTCGCTAGATATTGTCTGGTACCCCAAGAGAAAGTACACCGTTTGCCAGATAACATCGACTTTTTAAATGGGGCTATGGCCGAGCCACTATCCTGCTGCGTGCACGCCGTCCTGGAGCATGGACACGTCTCGGCCGCAGACGTGGTGCTGGTCACCGGCCCGGGCCCAATCGGGCTCCTGGTATCTCAGGTGGCCAGGGCTCAGGGAGCCAGGGTAATCCTGTGCGGCACAAGCGCTGACATCGAACGGCTGCGCCTCGGCGCGGCGCTCGGTCTAGACGCGACCATCGACGGGCAAAAACAAGATCCTCTGGCAACCGTCCTCGCTTACTCCGCCGGGCAAGGGGCTGATGCTGTTTTTGAGTGTGCTGGGGCAGCCGCCGCGGCCCAATTAGGTCTAGCGGCTGTTAAAAAAAGGGGGCGCTACGTACAAGTAGGGCTTTTCGCTAAAAATATAGAACTCGATTTCAATCAGATTACTACCAAGGAGCTGACGGTTGTCGGTTCTTTCGGCGCTACCTATGTTTCTTGGCAAAGAGCATTAGAGCTCCTGGCCCAGGGTAAGGTGGCTGTTCACCCCCTTATCACGACTGAACTACCCCTTTCTCAATGGGAAATCGGTTTCACCCAAATGCAACAGCGTCAGGGATGCAAAATCATCCTCAGGCCGGAAGACTCTTAATGAGGGGAAGAGGGCACATGCTGAGAAGCAAACACTGCCGAGGGTTAGCGGCTGCTGAGCGACGAGCTCTCTTATTCGGCAGCGGGTTAAGCGCAGACGAGCTCAAACGCCCCTTCGTGGCCGTAATCAACTCCTGGAATGAGGCTAACCCCGGGCATTTACATCTCCGTGAGGTTGCCCGTGCGGTCAAGGAAGGCATTCGCCAAGCAGGAGGGGTGCCCTTCGAAGTATACACGATGGGGTTGTGTGATGGCCTCGCCCTGGCTAATCCCAAATATATCCTGCCCAGCCGAGACCTTATCACTGCTGAAGTAGAAGTGATCGTTGAGGCCAACCAGTTCGATGCTATGGTGCTACTCTCCACCTGCGACAAGATTGTGCCGGCCCATCTGATGGCCACAGCCAGAATAAATATCCCTGCCCTACTGGTGACAGGGGGCTATATGGCCTTAGGAGAGCACCGCGGCATGCCCTGCACCTTCCTGGAGGTGGGCAAGGCTGTTGGTAAACGACAGAGCGGTGGGCTGACCCAAGAGGAATTGGACGATATTCTCAGGGTGGCTTGTGCCCCCGGCGGTGCTTGTGCCTTTATGGGCACAGCCAACACTATGGGTTGTGTCACCGAGGCTCTGGGCATGTCTTTACCAGGCAATGCTACTATGCCAGCCATCGGGCCACGTCTCCTGGATCTGGCGCGCCGCGCCGGAGAACAGATTATGACCCTCCTAGCGGAAGGAATTGCGCCACGAGAAATCATCACCCCAGAATCGATCGAAAATGCTATTAAGGTGAGCATGGCTATCGGCGGATCCACTAATTGTGTTGTTCACCTGCCAGCCA is from Chloroflexota bacterium and encodes:
- a CDS encoding zinc-binding dehydrogenase — protein: MKALVKTQHGQGFVTLMDIDEPIAGPGEVKVRVEAAGICGSDLHIYHDLFPSWPPVVMGHEFSGVIVDLGAGVSRWQIGDRVTCEAAVQTCGTCAYCRMGAPALCPERRSLGSGVNGAFARYCLVPQEKVHRLPDNIDFLNGAMAEPLSCCVHAVLEHGHVSAADVVLVTGPGPIGLLVSQVARAQGARVILCGTSADIERLRLGAALGLDATIDGQKQDPLATVLAYSAGQGADAVFECAGAAAAAQLGLAAVKKRGRYVQVGLFAKNIELDFNQITTKELTVVGSFGATYVSWQRALELLAQGKVAVHPLITTELPLSQWEIGFTQMQQRQGCKIILRPEDS